Within Hydra vulgaris chromosome 02, alternate assembly HydraT2T_AEP, the genomic segment tccgcaacatcttttgcgaccggttttcaacgttgattcaacgttgtcatgtttgctgggtaattaaaaaaaaaaattggtctaTATAATATCTTATAACGCAATGCATTTAAAACAGAACTAAATAGTccaatatattttaagttgtaaTATCTAATATCCAAATTACAtcaaattaagttaaataaattagtacCAAGCATCCCTATTTACCACACAAATAAGATTAAACTCAAATACAAGGTATACTTTTTTTCTACTTaatgatataatattttagacTGGCGAATTTGTCCATTTTGCTTACTTAATTTAGTACAAAATAAGTTATGTTATAACGAATTTAttaccaaattaaaataaataaatcgatattataaaatacaaataaaattctatTGTTTGATGTTTGCTATCAGGGAGGTCATCCCAATTTAAATCTGATAAAAGAGTATTGAAATTTTTCATggatttttcatttatatttcgcgtatttttcttaactttttgtGCATTGATGTTATCACATTTTTGTGAGATAAGAATTACAGGAAAGTAATCTGAAATTTCGCATTTAAATATTCctgttttgatttttcatttgaatttattGGTGATTATTTGATCTATAATTGTTGCGCTTTCTCTATTTATTCTTGTGGGTTTATTAATTAGTGGAATATAGCCTTTCTGATATATGacgttaaagaaattatttatatttgtatttaaatgacTCATGTTAAGGTCAAGGTTAAAATCACCTactaaataaatacttttatttttgcctaaaatatttttaataatgtttttaatatgattttcgAATTGTATTGAGCCGGAAGGTGGTCTGTATAAAacgtgaataaaaatgttttttgtggcTTTGTTTAATATTTCCACACATAGTGATTCACAATCATTAGTGGTTGAgcacaaatctttttttagcttGTATGATAAAGAATTacttataaatacatattaccCTCTCCTTTCTTCCATGATCCTCTAAATGGATGAATCACTTTATAAATTGGTagctgaaaatttgtatttgtctcGATATATTCATCAGTACACCATGTCTTGCTGAGactaatcattttaaaactaaacttaacctcgcataaaaattgtttaaataattcaaaactttttgaataactCCTAATATCtaaatgcaaaattgaaaatgaatttggATCTAATATTAGAAAGCTTATGGGGAAAATCTTCGTTTGAGTAAATCTTTGTACCTTTTAGCCTATATGGTTCTTATAGAATTTTTGCTTTATCATCGTATCTAAATAACTTCATTACAACTGTTTTGGAGAATTATTCTTTTCTGACTCCAGTGCGATGGGCTCTTTTGATTTCTATTCCATTTAGTTCCAacttctttaatataaataatttagcttTATTCTCAGTTTCATTCCATGTTTCTTTCAGACTTTCTAGTAATCCGtctattcttaaattatttctcCTCGATCaatcttcaaatatttttagcttttcatttatattttgtgaTGTTTCCTTTTCTACTCGCTCGTTGTTTTGTTTGAGGGtagtttttttgtcaaaaactgaaaatttaagCTCAACTTTATGTTTTCTATATCTTTtactattatctttattttgtttgcaatttCTTTAGAGTTTTCTTCTACTTTGTCAAGTCTCtcgttaattatttttgaatttgtgCTTAAAACATCTACAAATCAGAGCCGACAACACCAGGGTGCCCGGGGGGAGAGGATCTGGAGGGCACGTGTCCCCCCTctcactttttttctaaaggacctttttttttatagaatattttacatatagaggacttttttcaaaaattcacgGTTGTGCCCTTCCACTTTGAAACCCATGTCGTAGGCCcatcaaataattgttttgttgtttaagcATTGTTTCCATTTCTTTTCTATATTCCAAAATCATTTCCTTCACTACTGCTTTGCACAATCATGTTTTGTGTCATGGAATTACTATCAATAGTCCGTCGACTGTAGAATATAGCACCAGCtcaaatccaaaaaaatttaaaccatgggcagttatttataaaatacgaGCCTTAAAGAAACTAGAGCTAACCTAGCTACTGATGGTGTTTCAATTATAATGATAActaacaacaaatttatttgctCATTTAATTAACTTAGAGAAAATCATCTTCCTAAAAGTCCAACATATGTGATAAAGTAAACCcatcaagatttttttgataaaaaggaaataataaaacaagaaattatCGAAAAAATTCAAACGGGACATATATTCAGCTTAACGCATTATAGTTACACATTTTGAGGCACAGAATGTAGATTTGTGTCAGCCTGCATGAAAGCGAATGCAAGAAAATCTATAAAACTGGCCTCATTAGGATTCATGGTTCTTATCCAGCTGAtagtttaacataaaatatttaggaTCACTTGAATTCGTTTGGTGTCTTTATGAAAAGAGTAGTAGTAGGTTCTGCTCAAGATGGTGCAGCAATCTACAAAAAGATCATGCAATTAACGGACATAGTTGATCAGTTTTGCTTTAATTATGCAACTCATCTTGATGTATGCGACACGTTATACAAGAAAAATTAAGACACAAACGTAGCAATTCCCAAGGAAACGAACAGTAATTCAGAAGCGAATAAGCATGGAGTTTACAATGATAACTATAGTTTTGAATCAGTAAACAATGAGATTAATGTTGACCACCCTAGGATTTTAATAAATGCACAAAAGGTTGTGAAATTCATATAAATGTTATCAGTTCgtaatcaattttttcagaagAAAGTTACTGAGGAATTTGGTAAAGAAATCATCTGGATGTTCGTCATCGTTTGaattcactttttttcattGACTGCACCTttgttaaaaactgtaaaagacATGTTTATTCCTAACATTTACTGAATAAATGCTCTTAATGTAATTAGCAAGGTAGATTTTGAGTCATTAGCTTCATTACATACCACTTTAGAGCCAGCAAAACTATCAGCGGAATTCTTTAGCAGAGAAGATGCAACGTTATCGACCGCAGATACTGTTCTTGAATTAATGCTTGCAAAACTATTTGCtaagaatacaaaaataatatctttattgcattcaaatttaaaaaagcgcGTTGATGAAAGAATTACCGAAAATGTAATGGAGTTATTAAGGTGCCTAAAAGATCATAATATTACAAAGCAACCTATTGAATCTATCTATCCTGAAATTGGTTTTTAAAGTATCAGAGTTCTTTTAATACCCTTGTAAAGCTTCCCATCCAAAAACTAAATTGTTCAATTAATATTTCGTGGTGCAATTtagataaatcaaaaaacaaaagtgttttatgttttaagctAAATCGTTTTGTAGCGCTGTTTAAAGATCTTCCCAAAAAACGTCCAGCTGTTATTATGAGTGATACAAGTTTacttagtttcaaaaaaataaaagtttttgagtCTAGTTTTCGACCTAAAGGTAACAAAATACGAAAACCAATACAGTCCAAATTAATCTTTCCTTCTGTTTCTTAGAACATTTCAGATATAGATAAGTATggtatttgtaaataaacaGTTAAAGCTGAAGTAATTATCTCAAAATACCCAAACAACAGCGATTAAAACactcttgaatctaatgttCCACAAAAGAAAAGCAATTTTGTTGACATTAGTTTACTAAATACAGATCAGTTAGCATCTTATACAAACTATGATGCTTCGTCATCCTATCTATATGgagaaaaattaatatcatgAACTATTTTCTCTAGTTAATATTGTCTGGGTTTCAGATAAGTGCTTCTGATTTCCTTTAAAaggaaaaagcaaaaaaagacattttttgctaaaatggTTAGATGATTTTTCTTGGCTTTGTTACTCTAAAATTGAAGACGGTGCATATTGTCTTACATGTACCCTTTTTGGGACAAGTTTAACAGACAAATATGCATtatgtaaattgtttaaagaaccATATAATACTAGATGTAATGCTGTAAAAATTGTCTACGATGATGAAAAAACTGTTAACGGGTTACACATCAAGTCCTTGCATTGTTATAATATGCTTTTACCTAGAGCTAACAATAACACTTATCCTATTAAATTTTCTCTAGACATTCCTAGGAAACAACGtttagaagaaaacaaaaaagagcttGAATCAATTATAAagactataatatttttatatcaaaatgatATGTCTCTTCGAGGTCATAGAGACGATAAAAAATATCAAGGAGATATTGGAGAATCTTCACAAACTACAGGGCTGGGTAATTTATTGagcttttaaactttaaagttgcTGCAGGTGATTTAATTCTAAAGGAGCATCTTCTTTCTACCCTAAAAAATTCCACATATATTTCAAAGCCCATTTAAAACAAGTTCCTTGAGTGTTGTGAAAATGCAATTGGAgtgattatattaaataatattacaaaaaagggTACTTCTCCCTTATTGCTGACAAGGTATCAGACTGTGCAAAGATAGAACAACTTTCTATTGTCATACGTTATGTTGACTTGAACGGTAatattaagaagtttttttacgcTTTTTTGAATGCAAAACAGGAACAAGTGGTCTAAACATAGCTACCAACAtacttgaaactttaaaagaatttggCTTAGAAATAAGAAAATACAGAGGCCAGTCAGCAGTTATGCAGTTATGATAACCAGTCAGCAGTTATGATGAGCTAGTTCAATGTCAGGTGAATACAAAGGTGTTTCATTTCTTATACAAATGTTAATCCTAAGGCATTATTTGTCCACTGTGCCTCacacaaacttattttagtTGTTGGGAAAAGTTGCCAAATCCAGCAAGTAAAAAGTTTGTTTGAGCAAGTTAAAgacataacttatttttttaacttttctccCAAAAAAAGTATTTGCCTAAAAAAATACCTTCTTCCTGTTCAAGCAAATCTTATTGACAATTGTCAAACTCGGTGGGTACAAAAGCTTTGCGGGCTTGATgtgttttttgataattattttgcaGTTTTTCCTGCTTTTGAAGAAAGGGAAgacaagaatttaaaaaagtacaataaagAGACAACTTCAAAAGTATCTTCTTTTATGAAGTTATtgacaaatttttctttcatcgtttcttttattttaactaaacaacTAATGGATTACTTTGATGGAATTTCTATCACCCTTCaaagtaaatcttttgatatttcCAAGCAACTGGACCGCTCTGCGCAGTCATTAACCACTTTCATGGAACGAACTATCTTACAAGCAGACTTGTAGTAATCACGATTAGCCCAAGTTTAAGGAGACGATGTCAAGAATTTTTTTGGTAGATTGAGAGtgtcaaacaattttattgagCATTGTGTAACAAAGTTAGCTACAGAAAATTTAGAGAATGTAGAAATTTTGTTTGGAGCAAGTCTTCTATTGTTACCTGgtaatggtttttttattaaggcatttacaatttccattttttcttaaacagaAACTTCATCACTGAATAATAGAAGAGCAGCTACAtctaaacttaaataatataaataaagtttaatttgttttttttgtttttttgcatttgttgcAACTTTGCTGTCAACTTGAAAATAGTTCTCGATTACTTATAAAAACAGttgttttttgaaaccaaatattgaaaaaaaaaaaaattttttaacggtCCGCAGTTTTCTGAAAATTAGTCCAAAAGTCACATAGAAACATCAGAGACAAACTCATACTAATCTTAtactttaatcattaaaaaaagtacacaAATAATCATTAGTCTGTTTGGTCCATATTTAGTTAGAGACTTgaagtataatttatttaaataaaagaaatttttttaaaataaattatacttaaagCCTTTAACTAAATATGGACCAATTAAGCTATGAAACTTggttacttaaatatatattttagtatagaCTGAACCTAACGTAAAATTATTCCAGTGTACACGACTCTCAGTTTTGTTAGTCGCGTGAACCATTTGCGCTGGATTGATTTTGGCAAAAATGAACGCTGTATATTTCTCAATCAAAAAGAGgaacaaaattactttttatttctgCTAAATAAATTAAGAGAAATGTTTGCTAAAAACATCAAATCATTTGCATAAGTGAAACTAAGATGCTAAAccaaagttgaataaaaaatgaaattaacaaTATCTAACAGTAACCTTAACAATTCCCGACTTTAGGTAGACACCTTAATacgaattatttaaaattgttaatattgttaataatatgaATTCATAATGTTTATGATATTATGAATTCACGATAGCacagacaactttttttgtcCTGATTTTTTTAAGTCGAAAAGTCATTGTTATATTTGAAGCGTTTTAAAATTCTTTCGCGAAAGAtgaacgataaaaaaaaaacgtcatcCGCACGTAAACAAATTAAACCCGAAGTTTACGGCGACTAGCCTTAAACCATCTGAGGTCtaagtttaattgtttacattaaaaaaacattattagcaatacaaaattttttgaaattacatattatttttactgtatttgtttccttcttttttttttttgtcaaaaaaataaaaaactttggcGTTAAAGGGCGCCGAAGTATGCATTTGCCGTGAGCACCAAAGTCCTTGCTACAACTCTGATTACATCACACTTacattaaatctatttaaattgttaattaaaacatgcatatcaatattttagttaaaaaaatcagtcaATGATGTCACAGCTACAGTTACTTGGGtgatgaaaaaaaagtgttatattCAGAAGGATGGACAGCCGTTGAAAAAACATTCAATTTGATGGGCCCCTTTTCGAGGATACCACCAATATGTATTTAACTATGATTATAATATCTAGATGAGATCATAATGAAAttagaatttataataatataatatccCATTAGTCTCGTGTGTTTGCAAGGAATTTAAGTATTTTACGTTTAACGTAAGCAAACATTTGAATTTATTTGCgtttctaaaaattaatcaGATTTTACCGAATGATTTAAGTATTGGGTATATTGAAAACTCCATCTTGCGTTTATAACGCAGAACTACAATAAAAACACAATCACTAAAAAAATAGACATGATATTAAAAAACGAAgggatttttacaaaaacaaaataactaaaaaatcagaagttgattttctttttaaagtttgcttCTTTTAACTTTAAGGTTTTTGTGATTTGCGCCTCTTTTATTCTGTTGCTTTTTTTGGCTGTTCTTTTTTGCAGTCATTGATCGATTAGAATTTTTCTTTGCATGTTTTGACACtgttttctttgaaattttcttcttactttcttttttcattttgttttcttctgataaaaataaaatattgaaattgttTAGAAGGTATAAAAACAATGGTTTGATAATAATTgacattcaaaataataattataagataataataaatatataaaaactaggtgctttgaataaataactaataaagcctaaaaattttgttactcAAAAAATTGACATAATAATTACGTGAAGATCTAATATTAATGAAGTCGCTCAAATAAATaagaacataaatttttataaacttacttttctttttcttatcttCATTCTCgcaatcatcatcatcttcatcgcattcttcttcttcttcatcatcatcgtcatcatcatcatcgtcatcatcatcatcatcgtcatcatcatcatcgtcatcatcatcatcgtcgtcgtcatcatcatcatcatcgtcatcatcgtCATCGTCATcgtcatcgtcatcatcatctcCATCGCTACGCTTCTTCAATTCAGTTTTAGTTTCTGCTGTTGAATGTATTTAGATTAACAACATTATATTACATTGCAAACAAAACGATAAAGTTACGTTAATGaaaagttttgcttttaaatgATACTGCatacaaaaatagaaataatattttatgggttaagttaaaaacaacttttcattattgttttttcatgtATTACTTTTATTCGCAGCAACAAAATATGTtactaaaagtttttgaaaaccATCTTACACGATAATTGTGTTTTGACATAATACGGGTAACATGTAGCATTATTGCTTTAAAAACCTGAtcaaaatatctattttaaatctatactttatttagtttgttccaaaaatataattgacagtgTACATGACCAATGTACCCtgtcaattatatatatataatttttaattatatttgcactcttatgcaaaatattttaataaaaaagcttaaagTCACAAGAACTTTATTAGTGTATTCTGTTGTACGTCACAAATAAATACTATTTGTTCAAGTTTATTACAgtaaactaattaataattttgcacATTGCCCAGAAAAGCCGTTATTAGTTATAAAGCGAGTGTACACAGTAACATTTATTGGCATCAGTTAAATGAGTGTTTTTCTGCTAATAAGCAGAAACATGTTACCTGCAATTTGTTTTTTGGCTGTTGCTTCGTGACTTTTAggtacatttttttcaatacttatgCTGTACACGCAAACCAACATCATTAATACCACAATGATTAGTTTCATTTTTGCTTTGAATTACTTCtaatcagaataaaataaactcTTAAAAAAGTAGATAATCTAGAATTACATCGGAATacttaagtaaataaaaactttcagttaataaaaaacagaaaacctTAAAATGTCATACCTGAATCTTGAATGTAATACAACTAAATGTGATGATGCTGTGTAGAAATACCATGTTATTTATATGCTTTTGGTGTCTTTGAACCAAGTAGGTCACTTTATAGATGTATTACAGAcaggatataaaaaaatatataacgtaGCAGgcaaatattatttcattagctcttaaaagtcaatttaaaattttatctcaatttactgctttttaattttgttattctcTTTTATGCTTTGATAAGGAATTTTACAAAAGATTTAAGCTTTTATTTACgcttaaacatcaaaatatacAGGGAAGCGTTTATTGgattaaagtagtaaaaattgaAGCTTATAACTGACTAAATCCAGTTACGTATGAATtaacttttcattattttgttcAGCAAAATAGAAAACTTTCTATTACTTCACACCAGTAGGCAAATAACAAGTTGTACCCAATGCTTTAACTAAAAGCTAATTTCAATAGTTTGTAACTGCAGGTCAGgacttttgaaaataattactgTTTAAGAAATGAAAGTCTAAAAGTTTTGtacagttttttattgatttcatttGATTAGTTTTTCAATGACTAGTCTAGTTAGCTCAAGTTGTCCTGTTGCTGGGGGCAAggtataaaataatgttttttttttaatacaaaaatacaaccTAACAAAAATCGAAGAAATATAATAGTATCAACagattttaaaagtcattttatgtgcattaagtttttactttttgactTCAAATCGGATACTGTATCATAATCAAAacggatttaaaaaaagtaatacaacCGAACACGCTATACTCCAACTTACCCGCAAAATTActgaatcttttgaaaaatctcaatatacgttggtgttttcattgatttatcaaaagcctttgataccaTTGACCACAAAAtcctattcaaaaaaattgaatgttattgatttaagggaaatgttttaatgatacttaaaagttatttaagcaacCGTAAACAGTTAGTTTACAGTAATACAactaaagcctcaaatttaatgaaaaaaattcaaataaaaagagaaccAACTGCTAACTTTTTAGGAATCATGAAAACCATAGTTAGAAGTAGCGCATTGATTTGTTGTACAACAAAAATTCTCGAAATATAGGAGTTATGTACAAAGCtagaaatgctttaaataaatacagGTTAACGCAGCAGAAGCATGTTGCTCgtcatttcatttatttaattattgttgtcagcagaagcatgttgcttgtcttttcatttattaaaatcgATTTGCTCCTGCCAAACcgttattatttcaaataaaaattcttattatttatcagctgaatattttttaatattctttgttttatggacaaatgtaaaaataacGAATCTCCtgtttcttttcataatctatataccttaaaagataaaaaaaaaatcattttacgaAATGGTAATTTAATTCGGAAACCTTATTTACTAAGTTATTTCGAAAAGTCATGTATTTTATTTCGAGGAGCTTTTCTTTGGAACAAAACAGTTGtgaaaaaatttgacttttcaCATGAATGAAATAATCTTGCATtcaagataaaactaaattgttttatcttttaaagacatgtttttatatttttaagtttttttgaaaatgaaaatgaagctCATTacctaaagtaatatataatagtatatctGATCCACATCTTAAGTATTTATGAAAGCAGtactttctaaaatatttttgtatttatatataaaagtatcgAGAATTTCTATTTACCAATATTATCTATATATTCTTAGGAAACTTATGTTTTCGTTAACTATTACTACGAcattaacttgtttttcttaattttatatttcatgtgAACTTTATATTAATATTCACGAGCGGTTCTCGTTGAAAAGACCTGAAGAACTTTAGCGAGTCTCCGcgttcttatttttgtttttatttttgtataaaaatataaaataactgtatattttgttatatttttttactgtataacgatttttaacttaaaaatcttgttgcataaatttattgaataattaagtaaaataactaaaaaatgtattgcgtAAAATAAGCAAAGatacaaaagaatttttatatcgTTGTTGCTCcctattacaaaataaaaaaggtagttttctaacaataaaattaatataaaatttttcatacttttattgtatcacaaataatttaaatgaactaATTATTATTTGGCGATTACAAATACAAAACGGGCGGCAAATGATTTATTGGCTTAAGTTAATTAACACTATTACATTAACAAAAAGAGCTAACACTTGAGGAaaataggtttattttattactgaaaACGGCAAATAAAACCACTTTTATAATGCGTTTAACCTGACACAATGaggattttttgttattttttatatcaatttgtaaatcaaataacattattaaatcaAAGTTATCATAAACAAATAAGACAAAAGTAATTCGACAATTACTTTTGGCATTTATCTGTATTTTGATTATTCAATaggtatattttttgtatttgagtTTAGTACCGTGCAGGAAAATTCGAAAAcacagttaaaatattttcaaatagaaGACATTCAACATTTCAATGCTCATTTTTatgatagtaaaaaaaatgtcattaaaatcaaattttattaaattcagaaaagtcaaaataaaaaacagaaatttaaTTCCGAATCAAATAAGTAAAGGTCAAATTGCgtaatcagttttttttagggaaaaataaaattgaaggGCATTACATGTTTATAGAGACACTTTTTTATATGCTTACAGGTTTATAAAACTCGTGTTCAAGTAATCAGTCAAGGGAAGCTATAGAGATAATAAGAAGTTTAAGTTATTATTCAAGAAAAGAAGCAAATATGCCTTAACAAATCGTTAAAACGTTATCTAATTTAGTCCTTTAAAAGgctaaaaacgttttttaactcattatgatggtagttaataaattttgacaaaaaataatctataaacattttatatgatATTGATGTTAGCATTGTCACTGTGCTTAGACATCGTCAATCAAACTCGATATTCGCACCACCGAATGTCTAACACTGCTACGGAGAAAAAGAATTATTCTTTTTAGATCATTAGAGAAGTAGCGTTGGTATTGATTTTAaggtttacaatttttgttttcgacaacaaaaaagttttatttacatttgaGTAAAACTAAGTGGGGTTTCGACACATCTTTagaaaatccattttttttagctGACAAACTAAATTTGGTTTGCAACaattctaataataattatattccATAAACTGATAAAGAATTTAATTAGTTATCTAATATTATTGAtagataattaattttgtttttgggGCTCAACTGTCAATGTTACCTCTATATGGGGTAACGTTGACAGAAGTATGTTTTatgctgttaatttttttttttttttttttttaattttttttttatgttaggtgccccaagaagtcctaacggtcttgtcacagaacaccgcggaagtgcatttaaccaggaagttcacgccttcttccttaccgtgacgcgaaaatatgtccagagctcgtttcgaacctggatctcctacTTAAAAGCAAGcgttctaaccactgcgccacggccgcaaaCGTTAAACTTACATTATGAGGGGTAACATCTTTGGAATTTTGAGAAACAAaatatagaaaacatttttgatatatattagcACCAACTTACATTTCCGTTTTTAAAATTAGCAGCATGAAAAGTTGTAAAACTGCTATGAAAAACgtaatgttatattattttttgagagATATCAATTAGTTTTAGTTCTGATTGTGTCtgcttaaaaatagaaaaagtaacATTAATTCGTGATTAAA encodes:
- the LOC136076470 gene encoding KS1 protein-like isoform X1, coding for MKLIIVVLMMLVCVYSISIEKNVPKSHEATAKKQIAAETKTELKKRSDGDDDDDDDDDDDDDDDDDDDDDDDDDDDDDDDDDDDDDDDDDDDDDEEEEECDEDDDDCENEDKKKKKENKMKKESKKKISKKTVSKHAKKNSNRSMTAKKNSQKKQQNKRGANHKNLKVKRSKL
- the LOC136076470 gene encoding KS1 protein-like isoform X2; amino-acid sequence: MKLIIVVLMMLVCVYSISIEKNVPKSHEATAKKQIAETKTELKKRSDGDDDDDDDDDDDDDDDDDDDDDDDDDDDDDDDDDDDDDDDDDDDDDEEEEECDEDDDDCENEDKKKKKENKMKKESKKKISKKTVSKHAKKNSNRSMTAKKNSQKKQQNKRGANHKNLKVKRSKL